Proteins co-encoded in one Maylandia zebra isolate NMK-2024a linkage group LG16, Mzebra_GT3a, whole genome shotgun sequence genomic window:
- the rnaseh2b gene encoding ribonuclease H2 subunit B isoform X2: MATKKKRTSNVDNDSWVVIAPDSAIDTHKHDGDPVFVRLRNPSTDAASLYMLGCGDVMLYEVKAFEDDFHSWFVGQAVQRDGRLIFVTPLDPLFLILPYLIKSGKEEKFQRVDQVVKDEEFPACSRLLSCARTLASLHHIAEEKEVESQMYHRYSQEKTMNWLKKKVERTVIALKKKNVSVGEGVKSSTYVRVKSETDNQEEDFIRYSHGLISEYITEDLSKALLTHLGLPELTSPKETEPPSKPPKKMTAAQKSLAKVDKTGMKPMSSFFSPKVKAEKK; encoded by the exons ATGGCTACTAAAAAGAAGCGAACGTCAAACGTAGATAATGACAGCTGGGTTGTCATCGCTCCAG ACTCTGCCATCGACACACACAAGCACGACGGTGATCCAGTTTTTGTGAGACTAAGGAATCCATCAACAG ATGCAGCATCTCTGTACATGTTGGGTTGTGGGGATGTGATGCTGTATGAGGTCAAAGCATTTGAGGATGATTTCCACTCTTGGTTTGTTGGCCAGGCTGTGCAGAGAG atgGGAGACTGATCTTTGTAACACCTTTGGATCCTCTCTTTCTAATTTTGCCATATTTGATCAAATCTGGCAAAGAG GAAAAGTTCCAGCGTGTGGATCAAGTTGTTAAAGATGAAGAATTCCCAGCTTGCTCGAGGCTGCTTAGCTGCGCTCGTACCCTGGCCTCCTTGCACCACATCGCTGAGGAAAAAG AGGTGGAAAGCCAGATGTATCATCGATACAGTCAAGAGAAAACCATGAACTGGTTAAAGAAAAAG GTGGAGAGGACAGTTATtgccttaaagaaaaaaaatgtctctgTGGGAGAAGGAGTGAAGTCCTCAACATATGTCAGAGTAAAgtcagagacagacaaccaagAGG AGGACTTCATACGGTATTCCCACGGCCTGATATCAGAGTATATCACTGAAGACCTGAGCAAAGCCCTCCTCACACACTTGGG GTTACCAGAGCTCACAAGCCCAAAGGAGACCGAGCCTCCTTCTAAG CCGCCCAAGAAGATGACGGCAGCTCAGAAAAGTCTAGCTAAGGTGGACAAGACAGGCATGAAGCCCATGTCGTCCTTTTTCAGCCCCAAGGTCAaagcagaaaagaaatga
- the rnaseh2b gene encoding ribonuclease H2 subunit B isoform X1, whose amino-acid sequence MATKKKRTSNVDNDSWVVIAPDSAIDTHKHDGDPVFVRLRNPSTDAASLYMLGCGDVMLYEVKAFEDDFHSWFVGQAVQRDGRLIFVTPLDPLFLILPYLIKSGKEEKFQRVDQVVKDEEFPACSRLLSCARTLASLHHIAEEKEVESQMYHRYSQEKTMNWLKKKVERTVIALKKKNVSVGEGVKSSTYVRVKSETDNQEEDFIRYSHGLISEYITEDLSKALLTHLGLPELTSPKETEPPSKKRKLSDKPVEAGEDYTKFNSADFARKPPKKMTAAQKSLAKVDKTGMKPMSSFFSPKVKAEKK is encoded by the exons ATGGCTACTAAAAAGAAGCGAACGTCAAACGTAGATAATGACAGCTGGGTTGTCATCGCTCCAG ACTCTGCCATCGACACACACAAGCACGACGGTGATCCAGTTTTTGTGAGACTAAGGAATCCATCAACAG ATGCAGCATCTCTGTACATGTTGGGTTGTGGGGATGTGATGCTGTATGAGGTCAAAGCATTTGAGGATGATTTCCACTCTTGGTTTGTTGGCCAGGCTGTGCAGAGAG atgGGAGACTGATCTTTGTAACACCTTTGGATCCTCTCTTTCTAATTTTGCCATATTTGATCAAATCTGGCAAAGAG GAAAAGTTCCAGCGTGTGGATCAAGTTGTTAAAGATGAAGAATTCCCAGCTTGCTCGAGGCTGCTTAGCTGCGCTCGTACCCTGGCCTCCTTGCACCACATCGCTGAGGAAAAAG AGGTGGAAAGCCAGATGTATCATCGATACAGTCAAGAGAAAACCATGAACTGGTTAAAGAAAAAG GTGGAGAGGACAGTTATtgccttaaagaaaaaaaatgtctctgTGGGAGAAGGAGTGAAGTCCTCAACATATGTCAGAGTAAAgtcagagacagacaaccaagAGG AGGACTTCATACGGTATTCCCACGGCCTGATATCAGAGTATATCACTGAAGACCTGAGCAAAGCCCTCCTCACACACTTGGG GTTACCAGAGCTCACAAGCCCAAAGGAGACCGAGCCTCCTTCTAAG AAGCGGAAACTTTCAGACAAGCCGGTGGAGGCTGGAGAAGACTACACCAAATTCAACAGTGCAGATTTTGCGCGCAAA CCGCCCAAGAAGATGACGGCAGCTCAGAAAAGTCTAGCTAAGGTGGACAAGACAGGCATGAAGCCCATGTCGTCCTTTTTCAGCCCCAAGGTCAaagcagaaaagaaatga
- the c9h13orf42 gene encoding uncharacterized protein C13orf42 yields MFRKINNVFRPNHHGQRGRDGGGGSGCREEQDYHNACTVRLVRSTSMLVVGEKTQAAAGSTLKRSKSTVSIESTLYYYQRQEDRIWLYSQNQNCLEYLEALVALRRQYMKSVSDLKGTDAKATVSSKKKPAPSPPKKEGPISRAKPSAPPVPTEDDTLQFFDAVIASCDSEPLRKPYKDDGHADVDFIVASSSAEHDLHSNWVLRVPRVSDASDQTAVPDCANERIPTKKKQSGSTSSRLRLQRNPIHLPKVVESAFQTLRFKPKLKKQ; encoded by the exons ATGTTCAGAAAGATCAATAATGTGTTCCGTCCCAACCATCATGGACAGAGAGGTcgggatggtggtggtggtagtgggTGTCGGGAAGAGCAGGACTACCACAACGCTTGCACTGTCAGGCTGGTGCGCAGCACCTCCATGCTCGTTGTAGGAGAGAAAACTCAGGCAGCTGCGGGCTCGACTTTAAAACGGAGCAAAAGCACAGTGAGCATCGAGTCGACCTTGTACTATTATCAGAGACAAGAGGACAGGATATGGCTGTACTCACAGAATCAGAACTGCCTTGAATACCTGGAAGCGCTTGTGGCTCTGAGGAGGCAGTACATGAAGAGTGTGAGCGACTTGAAGGGTACAGACGCAAAGGCCACAGTTTCTTCCAAGAAGAAGCCTGCGCCCTCGCCGCCTAAAAAGGAGGGACCG ATATCAAGAGCCAAACCCTCAGCACCCCCAGTTCCAACTGAGGACGACACTTTGCAGTTCTTTGATGCGGTCATTGCCAGCTGTGACAGCGAACCTCTGCGCAAGCCATACAAGGATGATGGGCACGCAGACGTGGATTTTATTG TGGCCTCCAGCTCGGCCGAACATGACCTCCACTCTAACTGGGTCTTGCGAGTTCCTCGAGTCTCAGATGCTTCGGACCAGACAGCAGTTCCTGACTGTGCCAACGAAAGGATCCCCACGAAGAAGAAACAGAGCGGGTCTACGAGCAGCAGGCTGCGACTTCAGAGAAACCCGATCCACCTGCCCAAAGTGGTGGAGAGCGCATTCCAGACACTGCGCTTCAAGCCCAAATTAAAGAAGCAATGA
- the LOC101477740 gene encoding TLR adapter interacting with SLC15A4 on the lysosome, with amino-acid sequence MLCEGRLLIMTYCEFEELDSLPSKPAFQNSYGSQKAAAALIPGSTRHAPLVHHNSPEQITTDNRRASAELYISPLQSLNLQRAHLGRQISREIEIPAQAHSGGDTPFLVPSFCQSFCKNYSDLHIAGDQVLPLSANNCELRVCANVPDVGPFIQSCDVPPAVEDSLQGHEARDGMLFPLRGGSNRWRLGSGRDRSFLLQEHEGPFSNSLLNHYLEQKLLDLYQQYMMENMAREGAPGSDSDASAICPLLGSELVLTSLDQITLQLSREGNMEAGLAKDMVLSCFLRVAGDMQSSEISTPFLQISNEASREQLTESNE; translated from the coding sequence ATGCTTTGTGAAGGCAGATTGCTGATCATGACCTACTGTGAATTTGAAGAGCTGGACTCCCTTCCTTCTAAGCCAGCTTTCCAGAATTCTTATGGGTCACAGAAAGCAGCTGCTGCCCTCATACCAGGTTCCACCAGACATGCTCCGCTTGTTCATCACAATTCCCCGGAGCAGATAACTACAGACAACCGAAGGGCTTCAGCTGAGTTGTACATTTCTCCTTTGCAGTCCTTAAATCTTCAGAGAGCTCATCTAGGCAGGCAGATCTCTCGAGAGATAGAGATCCCGGCCCAAGCTCACTCAGGTGGCGATACCCCTTTCTTGGTTCCCTCGTTCTGTCAGAGCTTTTGCAAAAACTACAGTGACCTTCATATTGCAGGTGACCAAGTGCTGCCTCTCTCAGCTAATAATTGCGAGCTGAGGGTGTGTGCCAATGTACCGGATGTCGGTCCCTTTATCCAGTCTTGTGATGTGCCCCCAGCTGTGGAAGATTCCCTCCAAGGACACGAAGCTCGGGATGGGATGCTGTTTCCACTGAGGGGAGGTTCGAATCGGTGGAGACTGGGGAGCGGCCGTGATCGGAGCTTTTTGCTCCAGGAGCATGAAGGTCCATTTTCCAACTCCCTTCTGAATCACTACCTGGAGCAAAAACTCCTGGATCTGTATCAGCAATACATGATGGAGAATATGGCAAGAGAAGGAGCCCCTGGTTCAGACTCTGACGCAAGTGCCATTTGCCCTTTACTGGGCTCAGAGCTGGTCCTCACCAGCCTGGACCAAATCACTTTGCAGCTCAGCCGGGAGGGCAACATGGAGGCCGGCTTGGCCAAGGACATGGTCCTGAGCTGCTTCCTGCGAGTCGCTGGTGATATGCAGTCAAGTGAGATCAGTACTCCCTTTCTGCAGATTTCTAATGAGGCATCCAGGGAGCAACTCACAGAGAGTAATGAGTGA